TGGCGCCGCGCAGATAGGCGAGCATCCAGCCGAAGGCGTTGGCAGCGCCAATGGTGATCAGCGGCAGCGAGAAGATCAGGCCGGCAAGGCAGAAATCATACGGGATCTTCCTGAAGTGACCGCGGTTGAGCGCGGGGATCACGACCAGGATGATCCAGACCACGGCGACGACGCCGGCCTCCGTCGGCGTGAACCAGCCGGTCAGGATGCCGCCCAGCAAAATCACCGGGATCATCAGCGGCAGGGCCGCATCGCCGGCCGCGAACACGATCTGCCGCAGCGGCGCGCGCGGCTTGCGCAAGCCCGACGGGCCGAAGAAATAGCAATAGATCATCAGGCCGAAGCCGATCATCAGGCCCGGCACCACGCCTGCCATGAACAGGCCAGCGATCGAGACGTTGCCGACCGCGCCGTAGACCACCGCGGTGATGCTCGGCGGCACCAGGGCCGCGATGGTCGAGGCCGACGCGATGATCGCGGCGATGAAGGCGGGCTCGTAGCCTTCGCGCTTCATCGGGCCGCCGAGCGCGCGGCTCATCACGGCGACGTCGGCGGTGGTGGAACCCGACATTTCCGAGAAGAACATGCTGAAGACGACCACGACCTGCGACAGCCCGCCCCTGATATGCCCGACCAGCGACACCGAGAGATTGGCTATTCGCACGACGACATTGGCCGAGCTCATGAGCTCGCCGACCAGCAGGAAGAACGGGATCGCCAGCAGCGCCTCGGAATCGACGCCGTCAAAGATCTTCTGGATGATCGCCGCGAGCGAGACGTCCGACAGGATCGCGCCGATGAACACGCCGGCCAGCAGCGAGAATGGCACGGGCACGCCGAGATAGCCGAACGACAAGAAGCAGATCGACATCAACGCCAGGACAATGGGTGCGCTCACGGCTGCGCCCCCATCTGCGCTTCGGTGACGATGGGCGCGGCATCCTCATCCGGCGGCTCCGGATGGTCGAAACCGTTGCGCAGGCCGTTGACGAGCTGCTCGATGGTGAACAGGCCGACCAGGATGCCGGAGAGCGGAATGATCGCGTAGAGCGAGGCGATCGGCGTGCCCGACGGCAGGCGGAAGCTGCCGAAACCGCGCAGATAGTTCTGGTAACCGTACCAGATCAGGCAGAAGGCCACGCCGAGCACGATCAGGCGGATGATGACTTCGACGATGACCCTGGGCACGCCATGCATCGCCTCGGAGATCGCGGTGAGATAGAGGTGATCGTTGCGCCGGGTCGCCACCGCCGTTCCGATGAAGATCGCATAGATGAACAGCGTCGAGGTGACTTCCTGGAGCCACAGCCAGGGATGGCCGATGGTGCGGGTAACGATGTCGGCGGTCACCGACAGCGAGAAACCGAAGCACAGCAGCCCGCAGAGGATCATGAGCGCGAGCTCGAGCCAATCGAGCCAGCGCCATTTCAGGTGGCGCTGGCGCTGCAACACGAGCTTGTCGGCGATGGCCATCAATGTCCTCGTCGTCCCGGAGCTATCGCATGTGACAGCTGGAAAGCTGCCGAACTTGCTCGGCCTGCATGGTTCGAGACGCCCGCTCTGGCGGGCTCCTCACCATGAGGGTCTGAGAACCCGCCGCAAAGCGCAACCTCATCCTGAGGGCCCGCCCCAGGCGGGCGTCTCGAAGGATGGCTGCGGGCGACCTAATTGATCGACCGGATCAAATTCTTGATCTTCTCGGCATGCGGGCCGAGCTCCTTGGCGAGCTTGTCGAGATAGGGATCGGCGATCGCCGCAAAGCTTTTCTTGTCGACGTTATCGACGACCTTGACGCCTATCTTCTTCAGCTTCTCGGCCGCCGCGCGTTCGAGGTCGAACGCCTTCGCCGGCTCCTTGGTGCTGATCTCGTTCGCCGCGGTCTGGACCCAGCCCTTCTGCTCGGCCGAGAGGCTCTGCCAGAGCTTGTCGGAGACGAACACCAGCGCGTTGTTGGCCTCGTGCTCGGTGATGTTCAGCACCGGCGCGACCTCGTAGTGCTTGTTGACGAGGTAGACGTTGATGCTGTTCTCGGCGACGTCGACCACGCCGGTCTGCAGGCTCGTATAGACGCTGCCGAACGGCATGTGCACGGTCTGGGCGCCGTAGGCCGGGAACATGGTGTCCTCGGTCGCCGTCGCCTGAACGCGGACCTTCAGGCCCTTGATATCAGCCACATTGTGAATCTCCTTCTTGGAGTACATGTGGCGAACGCCCTGCGATCCCGTGCCGATCAGGTGCAAGCCCTGCGTGGTCTCCTCGATCATGGCCTTGAGCGCCTCGAACACTTTCGGATCGGCAAGCCCCTTGATCACATGCTGTTCGTCGCGGAACAGATAATGCAGCGACATCACGCCGGCCTGCGGCGAGATCGTCGCGGTGTTGGCCGAGGAGACGATGGAGAATTCGACGTCGCCGGATTTGACGAGCTGGAGCACCTGCGGCTCCTGCCCGAGCTGCGCGCCCGGATACTGGTCGATGATCATGGTGCCTTTGCTCAATTCCTTGAGCTTGTCGGCAAAGAGGTCGCCGGCGATCGAGTAGCCGGTATTGCGGGGCTGGTCATAGGCGAAGCGATAATGCTTCACCTCCTGCGCCGCGGCGTTCGTGACGAACAGCATGGCGGCCGCAGCCACCAACGCACGCATGGATCGTGCAATCATCGTCTCCCCCTGTGTTATCGCCCGCCGCTTTAAGCGGTCTGAGCGCTCGTTGGTTGTCAGCCCTTACTCAGTCGTCTTCCCAGTCCTCTGCATAAAGTCGAAGTCGCAGCCCTCGTCGGCCTGCATGATGGTCTCGTTGAACAGCCAGGCATAGCCGCGGCGTGCTTCATCGGGCGCAGCAGTCGGCTTCAAGGCGGCGCGCCGCCGCTCCAACTCGGCAGCATCGACCAAAAGCTCGATGCTGCGCCTGGCCACATCCAGGCTGATCCTGTCGCCGTTCTGCACCAGCGCCAGCGGCCCGCCGACCGCGGATTCCGGCGTGATGTGCAGCACGATGGTGCCGAACGCGGTGCCGCTCATGCGCGCATCCGAAATGCGCACCATGTCCTTGGTGCCACCCCGCGCAAGCTTCTTGGGGATCGGCAGATAGCCGGCCTCGGGCATGCCCGGCGCGCCCTTGGGGCCGGCATTGCGCAGCACCAGCACGTCATCAGAGTTCACGTCGAGATCGGGATCGTCGACCCGCAAGGTCATGTCCTCGACGGACTCGAACACGACGGCCCGTCCCGTATGCTGCAACAGCCTGGGGCTCGCGGCCGACTGCTTGATCACGGCACCGCGCGGCGCGAGGTTGCCGTGCAGCACGGCAAGACCGCCTTCCTTCTTGATCGGATTGTCGCGGGAACGGATGGCGTCCTGGCCCGGCACGTCCTCGGCATTCGCAACGACATCGCGCAGCGTCTGGCCGCTGATGGTCTTCGCATCGAGATCGACCAGATCGCCGAGCTGCGCCAACAGTTTCGGCACGCCGCCGGCGTGATGGAAATGCTCCATATAATGCTCGCCTGATGGCTTGAGGTCGACCAGCACCGGCACCTCGCGGCCGATCTGGTCGAATGCTTCGAGATCAAGCCGGTGCGGCGAGCGATGTGCCATCGCGGTCAGGTGGATCAGGCCGTTGGTCGAGCCGCCGATCGCCTGAAGCACGACCTGGGCATTCTTGAAAGACGCCGGCGTCAACAGCTCGCTCGGCTTCGGCCCATTGGTCTTGGCCATTTCAGCGGCAAGCCGGCCGCTCGCCTCGGCCAGGCGGAAACGCTCGGCGTGCGGTGCCGGTATCGTCGCGCTCATCGGCAGCGACAGGCCCATGGCTTCGATCATGCAGGCCATGGTCGATGCCGTGCCCATCACCATGCAGGTGCCGACGGATGGCGCAAGGCGGCCGTTCACCGCCTCGATCTCGACATCGTCGATTTCGCCGGCGCGATACTTGCCCCACAGCCTGCGGCAGTCGGTGCAGGCGCCGAGCACCTCTCCCTTGTGATGGCCGACCACCATCGGACCGACGGGAATGACCACGGTCGGCAGGTCGGCGCTGATCGCCGCCATCACCTGCGCCGGCAAGGTCTTGTCGCAGCCGCCGATCACGATCACCGAATCCATCGGCTGGGCGCGGATCATCTCCTCGGTGTCCATCGCCATCAGATTGCGCAGATACATCGAGGTCGGATGCGCGAAGCTCTCAGCGATCGAGATGGTGGGGAACACGAACGGCATCGCGCCCGACAGCATCACGCCGCGCTTGGCGGCCTCGATGATCTCAGGAACGTTGCCGTGGCAGGGATTGTAGTCGCTGTAGGTGTTGGTGATGCCGACGATCGGGCGCTCCAGCGCGTCGTCGGAATAGCCCATGGCCTTGATGAACGCCTTGCGCAGGAACAGCGAGAAGCCGGCATCGCCATAGCTCGTCAGACCCTTGCGCAAACCACTCGTCATCATGCCACTCCTTACCTGCCATTGTGGTACAGCCTGCCCCCCGATTGTCAATAAGACAGGGCCACATCGCCGCGCTTTCTGCTCCTGAGGCCGTCAGCAGACGCAAATTATTGACAATCTGGCCTCTCCCTGCTCCACAAGGCAGACCGGCGAGGCGCCGGAGGCTGAGGGCATGTCCGACATTCGCACCGCAGACGCCATGCCGCTCCGGCGCGACGATCCGGACGACGTCGTCGCGCGGCTGGAGGAGGACATCATCTTCGGCCGCCTGCCGCCCGGCGCGCGCCTGACCGAGGACGCGCTGATGTCGCGCTACGGCACCTCCAGGCACTTCGTGCGCCAGGCGCTGGTGGATGCGGAGCGCCGCGGCATCGTCCGCCGCGAGAAGAATGTCGGCGCCACCGTGCGGTTCTATTCGGCCGAGGAGGTCCGGCAGATCTACGAAGTCAGGGAGATGCTGACGCGGCAGGCCGCGCTGATGATCCCCCTGCCCGCGCCGCAAGGCCTGATCGACGAACTGACTGCGCTGCAATTGCAGTATTGCGCGAAGGCGGACGTGCAGGATTTGCGTGGCATCCACGAAGCCAACGATGCCTTCCACGTCGCGCTGTTTTCGGCCTGCGGCAATCCCTATCTGGTGCGCTCCCTTCAGGACTATATGAACCTGACATTGCCGATGCGCGCGAAGAATCTCGCCGACGGCGAGGGCCTCGCGCAGTCGCGGCGCCAGCACGAATTGATGATCGAGCTGTTGAAGGGCCGCGACAGCTGGGCGCTGGCCCAGCTCTGCGTCGACCACATGCAATTCAGCAAGTCGGATTATCTGGCAAGGATTGCGGGCGAGGAAGGGCGCTAGCGCTCACGCGATTGTCGGCGCGGCAGCAGCCAATACGGATAAACCTCGCGCCGGCAACGGAACCGGCGGAACTCATCCGATCAAATCGCTAATCTTTTGGTAGAATCATCTAAACCGCTCAACCAATTAACCGGTTGTTAGAAGATACTATCGCAAATGGTTTCAGA
This portion of the Bradyrhizobium diazoefficiens genome encodes:
- a CDS encoding TRAP transporter large permease, encoding MSAPIVLALMSICFLSFGYLGVPVPFSLLAGVFIGAILSDVSLAAIIQKIFDGVDSEALLAIPFFLLVGELMSSANVVVRIANLSVSLVGHIRGGLSQVVVVFSMFFSEMSGSTTADVAVMSRALGGPMKREGYEPAFIAAIIASASTIAALVPPSITAVVYGAVGNVSIAGLFMAGVVPGLMIGFGLMIYCYFFGPSGLRKPRAPLRQIVFAAGDAALPLMIPVILLGGILTGWFTPTEAGVVAVVWIILVVIPALNRGHFRKIPYDFCLAGLIFSLPLITIGAANAFGWMLAYLRGASYIADMITSIAGNDPHLIMLLMVLLFTVVGDFIEPVPTIIIFMPLVNTLTEAGDINGVHMGVVLIATLAFGLITPPYGLVLLMASKFVGVSFAKALRAALPIYVVFFATIAFAIYFPSVVLWLPQKVLPESVGCFKSPAGTGYICPK
- a CDS encoding TRAP transporter small permease; translation: MAIADKLVLQRQRHLKWRWLDWLELALMILCGLLCFGFSLSVTADIVTRTIGHPWLWLQEVTSTLFIYAIFIGTAVATRRNDHLYLTAISEAMHGVPRVIVEVIIRLIVLGVAFCLIWYGYQNYLRGFGSFRLPSGTPIASLYAIIPLSGILVGLFTIEQLVNGLRNGFDHPEPPDEDAAPIVTEAQMGAQP
- a CDS encoding TRAP transporter substrate-binding protein — encoded protein: MIARSMRALVAAAAMLFVTNAAAQEVKHYRFAYDQPRNTGYSIAGDLFADKLKELSKGTMIIDQYPGAQLGQEPQVLQLVKSGDVEFSIVSSANTATISPQAGVMSLHYLFRDEQHVIKGLADPKVFEALKAMIEETTQGLHLIGTGSQGVRHMYSKKEIHNVADIKGLKVRVQATATEDTMFPAYGAQTVHMPFGSVYTSLQTGVVDVAENSINVYLVNKHYEVAPVLNITEHEANNALVFVSDKLWQSLSAEQKGWVQTAANEISTKEPAKAFDLERAAAEKLKKIGVKVVDNVDKKSFAAIADPYLDKLAKELGPHAEKIKNLIRSIN
- a CDS encoding IlvD/Edd family dehydratase; protein product: MTSGLRKGLTSYGDAGFSLFLRKAFIKAMGYSDDALERPIVGITNTYSDYNPCHGNVPEIIEAAKRGVMLSGAMPFVFPTISIAESFAHPTSMYLRNLMAMDTEEMIRAQPMDSVIVIGGCDKTLPAQVMAAISADLPTVVIPVGPMVVGHHKGEVLGACTDCRRLWGKYRAGEIDDVEIEAVNGRLAPSVGTCMVMGTASTMACMIEAMGLSLPMSATIPAPHAERFRLAEASGRLAAEMAKTNGPKPSELLTPASFKNAQVVLQAIGGSTNGLIHLTAMAHRSPHRLDLEAFDQIGREVPVLVDLKPSGEHYMEHFHHAGGVPKLLAQLGDLVDLDAKTISGQTLRDVVANAEDVPGQDAIRSRDNPIKKEGGLAVLHGNLAPRGAVIKQSAASPRLLQHTGRAVVFESVEDMTLRVDDPDLDVNSDDVLVLRNAGPKGAPGMPEAGYLPIPKKLARGGTKDMVRISDARMSGTAFGTIVLHITPESAVGGPLALVQNGDRISLDVARRSIELLVDAAELERRRAALKPTAAPDEARRGYAWLFNETIMQADEGCDFDFMQRTGKTTE
- a CDS encoding GntR family transcriptional regulator — translated: MSDIRTADAMPLRRDDPDDVVARLEEDIIFGRLPPGARLTEDALMSRYGTSRHFVRQALVDAERRGIVRREKNVGATVRFYSAEEVRQIYEVREMLTRQAALMIPLPAPQGLIDELTALQLQYCAKADVQDLRGIHEANDAFHVALFSACGNPYLVRSLQDYMNLTLPMRAKNLADGEGLAQSRRQHELMIELLKGRDSWALAQLCVDHMQFSKSDYLARIAGEEGR